A window of the Thalassospira indica genome harbors these coding sequences:
- the dcd gene encoding dCTP deaminase, with the protein MSVRPDHWIRQMAQEKGMIEPFVDGFKRDGVISYGVSSYGYDARVADEFKIFTNVDSAIVDPKEFSDDGFVNRQTEVCVIPPNSFALARTVEYFRIPRDTLVICLGKSTYARCGIIVNVTPLEPEWEGHVTLEFSNTTPLPARIYANEGACQFIFLKAESECDTSYADRAGKYMGQKGVTLPRL; encoded by the coding sequence ATGTCGGTAAGACCGGATCACTGGATACGCCAGATGGCGCAGGAAAAAGGCATGATCGAACCGTTTGTCGACGGTTTCAAACGCGATGGTGTGATTTCCTATGGTGTCAGCTCGTACGGCTATGACGCCCGCGTCGCTGACGAGTTCAAGATTTTCACCAATGTCGACTCGGCCATTGTCGATCCCAAGGAATTTTCCGATGACGGGTTTGTCAATCGCCAGACCGAAGTCTGCGTGATCCCGCCCAACAGTTTCGCGCTCGCGCGTACGGTGGAATATTTCCGCATCCCGCGCGACACGCTGGTGATCTGCCTTGGAAAATCGACCTATGCCCGGTGCGGCATCATCGTCAATGTCACGCCGCTTGAACCCGAATGGGAAGGGCATGTAACCCTTGAATTTTCCAACACCACGCCGCTTCCGGCGCGCATTTATGCCAATGAAGGGGCGTGTCAGTTCATTTTCCTTAAGGCGGAAAGTGAATGCGATACCTCCTATGCGGATCGCGCAGGGAAATATATGGGCCAAAAAGGTGTCACATTGCCGCGCCTGTGA
- the murA gene encoding UDP-N-acetylglucosamine 1-carboxyvinyltransferase — protein sequence MDKIKISGGRRLQGKIAIGGAKNAALPLMAASLLTDETLTLSNLPHLADITSMANLLAQHGVALHLNGHAPNGGHTGRVLEMTAKEITSTTAPYDLVRKMRASVLVLGPIVARCGVARVSLPGGCAIGNRPVDLHLKALEAMGAEIHLTEGYIEARAPDGLKGGHVLFPQVSVGATENTLMAASLADGVVTIANAAREPEVSDLAHCLVAMGAEIEGIGTDTLKVTGKPRLHGAEYSVVPDRIETGTYAIAAAITGGEIELTGTRMELIDSLVDAMRAAGVEVEETEDGLKVRGNRATLKGVDVMTEPYPGFPTDMQAQFMALMSVANGASMITETIFENRFMHVPELSRMGADVNVHGRSAIVRGSAKLSGAEVMATDLRASVSMVLAGLAAEGETVINRVYHLDRGYERLEEKLSSCGAQIERVRVPA from the coding sequence ATGGACAAGATCAAGATTTCCGGTGGTCGCCGGCTGCAGGGCAAAATTGCAATCGGCGGTGCCAAAAACGCGGCTTTGCCGTTGATGGCAGCAAGCCTTTTGACGGATGAAACGCTGACGTTATCGAACCTGCCGCATCTGGCAGATATCACATCGATGGCTAATCTTCTGGCCCAACATGGTGTGGCGTTGCATCTGAACGGGCATGCCCCCAATGGTGGCCATACCGGTCGCGTTCTTGAAATGACTGCCAAGGAAATCACCTCGACCACGGCACCCTATGATCTGGTGCGCAAGATGCGTGCGTCTGTCCTGGTGCTTGGTCCGATTGTCGCGCGCTGTGGTGTTGCCCGTGTGTCGCTTCCTGGTGGGTGTGCGATTGGTAACCGTCCGGTTGACCTGCATCTTAAGGCGCTGGAAGCAATGGGGGCTGAAATCCACCTGACCGAGGGCTACATCGAAGCCCGTGCACCCGACGGCCTGAAAGGCGGGCATGTCCTGTTCCCGCAGGTTTCGGTGGGCGCGACGGAAAACACGCTGATGGCCGCATCGCTGGCTGACGGTGTCGTCACCATTGCCAATGCCGCGCGCGAACCCGAAGTGTCTGATCTGGCCCACTGCCTTGTTGCCATGGGGGCCGAGATCGAAGGTATCGGAACCGACACCCTCAAAGTTACCGGCAAGCCGCGCTTGCATGGTGCGGAATATTCGGTTGTGCCGGATCGTATCGAAACCGGGACCTATGCGATTGCCGCCGCCATCACCGGTGGCGAGATCGAGCTGACCGGAACCCGCATGGAATTGATCGACAGCCTTGTTGATGCGATGCGCGCAGCCGGGGTCGAGGTTGAAGAAACCGAAGATGGCCTTAAGGTGCGCGGCAACCGTGCGACGCTTAAGGGTGTTGATGTGATGACCGAACCTTATCCGGGCTTCCCGACCGACATGCAGGCCCAGTTCATGGCGCTGATGTCGGTGGCCAATGGTGCGTCGATGATCACCGAAACCATTTTCGAAAACCGTTTCATGCACGTACCCGAACTCAGCCGTATGGGTGCTGATGTCAACGTGCATGGCCGTTCGGCGATTGTACGCGGCAGTGCAAAGCTTTCGGGGGCCGAAGTCATGGCCACCGATCTGCGTGCATCTGTCTCCATGGTGCTTGCAGGCTTGGCAGCCGAGGGCGAGACGGTTATTAACCGTGTCTACCATCTGGACCGCGGTTATGAGCGGCTTGAAGAAAAACTGAGCTCCTGCGGGGCGCAGATCGAACGTGTCCGGGTTCCGGCCTGA
- the hisG gene encoding ATP phosphoribosyltransferase: protein MSDEKLVLALPKGRILDEVMPLVRSAGIEPEAAFDDPKSRALRFATNHPHIDIIRVRSFDVATFVAFGAAHIGVCGNDVLMEFDYPDIYAPLDLNIGHCRIAVAEPEEMIEGDDPSRWSHVRVATKYPNITRTHFAKRGVQAECIKLNGAMELAPTLGLCRRIVDLVSTGNTLKANGLREIEHVADVTSRLIVNRAALKTRPTDIQPWIDRFSEVLNAA from the coding sequence ATGAGTGACGAAAAGCTGGTGCTTGCCCTGCCAAAGGGGCGCATTCTTGACGAGGTGATGCCACTGGTACGATCCGCAGGGATCGAACCGGAAGCGGCATTTGATGATCCGAAATCCCGTGCGCTTCGTTTCGCCACCAACCATCCGCATATCGATATCATCCGTGTGCGCAGCTTTGACGTAGCAACCTTCGTCGCCTTTGGCGCGGCCCATATCGGTGTCTGCGGCAATGACGTCCTGATGGAATTTGATTATCCGGATATCTATGCGCCGCTGGATCTAAATATCGGGCATTGCCGGATTGCCGTTGCCGAACCCGAAGAAATGATCGAAGGCGATGATCCGTCGCGCTGGTCGCATGTCCGGGTGGCAACCAAGTATCCCAACATCACCCGCACCCATTTTGCCAAACGTGGCGTACAGGCCGAATGCATCAAGCTGAACGGCGCGATGGAACTGGCACCAACACTTGGTCTGTGCCGCCGTATCGTCGACCTTGTGTCGACGGGTAATACTCTTAAGGCCAATGGTCTGCGTGAAATCGAACATGTTGCCGATGTGACGTCGCGCCTGATCGTCAACCGTGCTGCGCTGAAAACCCGCCCGACCGATATCCAGCCCTGGATCGACCGTTTTTCCGAGGTGCTCAATGCCGCTTAA
- the hisD gene encoding histidinol dehydrogenase: protein MPLKLSITDASFEEDFVKLLGMKRESDADVDAAVADIIADVRNRGDEAVCDYTNRFDRLGIDASGMAVSAAEVDAAVAEIDADLLKSLELAAKRIRAYHEKQMPADERYTDESGVELGWRWRAVSAAGLYVPGGLASYPSSVLMNAIPAKVAGVERLVMVVPTPDNKMNPLVLAAARIAGVDEIYRIGGAQAIAALAYGTETIKPVDKIVGPGNAFVAAAKRRVFGQVGIDMIAGPSEILVVADGSNDPSWVAADLLSQAEHDPVAQSILITDDAEFADHVQVAIDKHLEKLPRAEIAGASWRDFGAIVLVENLSQAPALVDRIAPEHLELAVDDPDALAEDIHHAGAIFLGRYTPEAIGDYVAGPNHVLPTARSARFSSGLGVLDFIKRSSLIKCTPESLAKIGPAAIALAESEGLQAHGLSVAIRSNQM from the coding sequence ATGCCGCTTAAGCTTTCGATTACTGACGCCAGCTTCGAAGAAGATTTCGTCAAGCTTCTGGGCATGAAACGCGAATCGGATGCCGATGTTGATGCGGCCGTTGCCGATATTATCGCCGATGTGCGTAATCGCGGTGACGAAGCCGTTTGTGACTACACCAACCGATTTGATCGTCTCGGTATCGACGCATCCGGCATGGCGGTGAGCGCGGCCGAGGTCGATGCAGCGGTTGCCGAAATTGATGCAGACCTTCTCAAATCGCTGGAATTGGCGGCAAAGCGCATTCGTGCCTACCACGAAAAGCAGATGCCGGCCGATGAACGCTATACCGATGAAAGCGGTGTTGAGCTTGGCTGGCGCTGGCGTGCGGTGTCCGCAGCCGGGCTTTATGTTCCCGGCGGTCTGGCATCCTATCCGTCATCGGTTCTGATGAATGCCATTCCGGCCAAGGTTGCCGGTGTCGAACGCCTTGTTATGGTGGTGCCTACCCCGGATAATAAAATGAACCCGCTGGTTCTGGCTGCAGCCCGAATTGCCGGTGTGGACGAGATTTACCGCATTGGCGGGGCGCAGGCGATTGCGGCCCTTGCCTATGGCACCGAAACCATCAAGCCTGTCGACAAGATCGTCGGTCCGGGCAATGCGTTTGTTGCCGCGGCCAAACGCCGTGTCTTTGGTCAGGTCGGCATTGATATGATTGCGGGCCCTTCGGAAATTCTGGTGGTTGCCGATGGCAGCAACGATCCAAGCTGGGTGGCAGCAGATCTGTTGTCGCAGGCCGAACATGACCCGGTCGCGCAATCGATCCTGATAACTGACGACGCGGAATTTGCCGATCACGTGCAGGTCGCAATCGATAAGCATCTTGAAAAACTGCCGCGTGCAGAAATCGCCGGGGCAAGCTGGCGCGACTTTGGTGCAATTGTTTTGGTCGAAAATCTGTCGCAGGCTCCGGCCCTTGTGGATCGGATCGCACCGGAACATCTTGAATTGGCGGTGGACGACCCGGACGCACTGGCAGAAGACATTCATCATGCCGGTGCGATTTTCCTGGGCCGTTATACCCCAGAGGCCATCGGCGATTATGTTGCCGGCCCGAACCATGTTCTGCCGACGGCCCGCTCGGCGCGTTTCTCGTCCGGCCTTGGGGTTTTGGACTTCATCAAGCGTTCGTCGCTGATCAAGTGCACACCCGAAAGTCTGGCAAAAATCGGCCCGGCGGCAATCGCCCTTGCAGAAAGCGAAGGTCTGCAGGCACATGGACTTTCGGTAGCGATCCGTTCAAACCAGATGTAA
- a CDS encoding UPF0262 family protein produces MAENQCIAGIYLDEKYKVRRRPEVEHEQAVAIYDLLEENHFEPAGGFEGPYSVHMRIEENRIYMDVRGDDDTENLTTIPVPLSPFRRIVKDYFMICESYYDAIKKASAAQIETIDMARRGLHNEGSEQLRELLADKVTIDENTARRLFTLICVLHIRG; encoded by the coding sequence ATGGCAGAAAACCAGTGTATTGCCGGTATCTATCTTGACGAGAAATACAAGGTAAGACGCCGTCCTGAGGTCGAGCATGAGCAGGCGGTGGCGATCTATGACCTTCTCGAAGAAAACCATTTCGAACCGGCTGGCGGTTTCGAAGGTCCGTATTCGGTGCATATGCGCATCGAGGAAAATCGCATCTATATGGATGTGCGTGGCGATGATGATACCGAAAACCTGACGACCATTCCCGTGCCGCTGTCGCCGTTCCGCCGGATCGTCAAAGACTATTTCATGATCTGCGAAAGCTATTATGACGCCATCAAAAAGGCCAGTGCCGCGCAGATCGAAACCATCGATATGGCGAGGCGCGGTCTTCACAACGAGGGCTCCGAACAATTGCGAGAGCTTCTGGCCGACAAGGTGACGATTGATGAAAATACCGCGCGTCGCCTGTTCACGTTGATTTGTGTCCTTCACATCCGGGGTTAA
- a CDS encoding arsenate reductase ArsC translates to MAEELPGSVLFACSYNAVRSVMAAALMRHYHGTRIYVESCGVRAGELDGFAVAVMEEIGLDISSYNSKTFDQLEDGFFDLIITMSPEAQHRAVEMTRTMACDVEFWNTFDATIVEGSREIRLEAYRQVRDQIKKRILDRFPVGPAPTM, encoded by the coding sequence GTGGCAGAAGAACTCCCCGGCTCGGTTCTTTTTGCCTGCAGCTATAATGCCGTGCGTTCGGTGATGGCTGCTGCCTTGATGCGTCACTATCACGGGACCCGGATTTATGTTGAAAGTTGCGGGGTGCGTGCCGGTGAGCTTGATGGCTTTGCCGTCGCGGTGATGGAGGAAATCGGTCTTGATATTTCCTCATACAATTCCAAAACCTTTGATCAGCTTGAAGACGGCTTCTTTGATCTGATCATCACGATGTCTCCCGAGGCCCAGCACCGTGCGGTCGAAATGACCCGCACCATGGCCTGTGACGTCGAATTCTGGAATACCTTTGATGCGACAATCGTCGAAGGCTCGCGTGAGATACGCCTTGAGGCTTACCGTCAGGTGCGCGACCAGATCAAGAAACGCATCCTTGATCGCTTCCCGGTCGGTCCTGCCCCCACCATGTGA
- a CDS encoding GNAT family N-acetyltransferase, with protein MTNPHTIEIRLAERDDAPALHAMICEIGKATGCADKIASTPEDLARDGFGKDRAFDALIAIADDTPIAMCLFFPSYSTFRGRPGLYIQDLYVAPSHRGGGFAKRLVAAVAKHARAHGKSYIRLSVDAENIIGQRFYEKLGMRHAEDENIYVLDGAAFKVLSSAD; from the coding sequence ATGACCAATCCTCATACCATTGAAATACGCCTTGCAGAACGCGATGACGCACCGGCACTCCATGCCATGATTTGCGAAATCGGCAAGGCAACAGGATGTGCGGATAAAATTGCGAGCACGCCCGAAGATCTGGCGCGGGATGGCTTTGGCAAAGACCGCGCGTTTGACGCGCTGATTGCGATTGCCGATGACACGCCGATTGCCATGTGCCTGTTTTTCCCAAGCTATTCGACATTCCGCGGACGGCCCGGGCTTTATATTCAGGACCTTTATGTCGCACCAAGCCATCGCGGCGGCGGCTTTGCCAAACGTCTGGTGGCTGCGGTCGCCAAACATGCCCGTGCACACGGCAAATCCTATATCCGCCTGTCGGTCGATGCGGAAAACATAATTGGCCAGCGGTTTTACGAAAAACTTGGCATGCGCCATGCCGAGGACGAGAATATCTATGTACTTGATGGTGCTGCGTTCAAAGTCCTCAGCAGCGCGGATTAA
- the infA gene encoding translation initiation factor IF-1, translating to MAKEDVIEFQGTVVELLPNAMFRVKLDNDHEILAHTSGKMRKNRIRVLAGDRVSVEMTPYDLTKGRITFRFK from the coding sequence ATGGCTAAAGAAGACGTTATCGAGTTTCAGGGCACTGTCGTTGAACTTCTGCCCAATGCGATGTTTCGCGTGAAGCTGGACAATGACCACGAAATCCTTGCCCACACCTCGGGCAAAATGCGCAAGAACCGTATCCGCGTTCTCGCCGGTGACCGTGTCAGCGTCGAAATGACCCCTTATGACCTGACCAAAGGTCGTATTACCTTCCGTTTCAAGTAA
- a CDS encoding Maf family protein, which translates to MSKLILASASPRRLELLAQIGIVPDQVVPADIDETPMRDESPRRLALRLAEEKARFVAKSNGGAFVLAADTVVACGRRALGKAEDAAEARKFLELLSGRRHRVYGGMCVIAPDGTERSRVIETQVKFRTLGSDDLKRYLAHDEWQGKAGAYAIQGFAATFVKAISGSYSNVVGLSLCEVDGLLRGLGYHPKEV; encoded by the coding sequence TTGTCGAAACTGATATTGGCATCTGCATCGCCGCGCCGTCTTGAGCTGCTTGCGCAGATCGGAATTGTGCCAGATCAGGTCGTTCCCGCAGATATCGATGAAACACCCATGCGCGATGAAAGTCCTCGTCGGCTGGCGCTGCGCCTTGCCGAGGAAAAGGCGCGTTTTGTTGCCAAATCCAACGGCGGGGCCTTTGTGCTTGCCGCGGACACGGTTGTTGCCTGTGGCCGGCGTGCACTGGGCAAGGCCGAAGACGCGGCCGAGGCACGCAAGTTCCTTGAATTGCTTTCCGGGCGTCGCCACCGTGTTTATGGCGGCATGTGTGTAATTGCCCCGGACGGGACCGAACGATCGCGCGTGATCGAAACACAGGTAAAATTCCGAACCCTTGGTTCTGATGACCTGAAGCGTTATCTTGCCCATGACGAGTGGCAGGGCAAGGCTGGGGCATACGCCATTCAGGGCTTTGCCGCGACCTTTGTGAAGGCGATCTCGGGATCGTACTCCAACGTTGTCGGGCTGTCGCTGTGCGAGGTGGACGGTCTTTTGCGCGGTCTTGGCTATCACCCCAAAGAGGTTTGA
- a CDS encoding ribonuclease E/G: MAVGGTHNSRLLIDAVALERRVALIENDRLTRLWIDRGGPARFDIHLGRVSKMMPEMAAAMVALDGLPDGLLPFDRYNGPLHEGQWVLVQIARLGFDDKGVKLTGRIAIEGVGMILRPGVNHIELPRKLKDGDRRTELHELLSSLQAGHDGIMLRSVALDWTRDAITAEYKLLKSQLQKAEKALSEASKPQLVSKAQSETDQVIERHLMAGGACVVDGTNEFVRLRGLLTMLGKSDDNLARHVGSRLLFNDQDIDDEIAAALGPHVELQGGGWIAIDPAIALCAIDVNAAGADAGRDSETRAVEVNLRAAAEIVHQIRLRNIGGLVVIDPLRMKSRAGRDKFDIAIRDAFGSELDGAVQIGGFTRLGLYEFSRQRAGESLRATLFAKQEHTPLLRDAALNVVLRAVVAESRNGVTGMVKLSVNPVVAKALADQADAIQILTNAFGGTPKIVADPTLEDDAYRLEKNHHE, encoded by the coding sequence ATGGCAGTTGGCGGCACTCATAACTCCCGCCTGCTGATTGATGCCGTTGCGCTTGAGCGCAGGGTTGCCCTGATCGAAAATGACCGCCTGACGCGTCTATGGATTGATCGCGGCGGTCCCGCAAGATTTGATATCCATCTTGGCCGTGTTTCCAAAATGATGCCCGAAATGGCCGCCGCCATGGTTGCGCTTGACGGGTTGCCTGATGGGCTTTTGCCGTTTGATCGCTATAACGGCCCGCTGCATGAAGGGCAGTGGGTTCTGGTGCAAATCGCCCGCCTTGGTTTTGACGACAAGGGCGTGAAACTTACCGGCCGGATCGCGATTGAAGGTGTTGGCATGATCCTGCGACCGGGGGTCAACCATATCGAGTTGCCGCGCAAGCTTAAGGACGGGGACCGGCGCACCGAACTTCATGAATTGCTAAGCTCTCTTCAGGCCGGCCACGACGGGATCATGCTGCGTTCCGTCGCACTCGACTGGACGCGTGATGCCATCACCGCCGAATACAAACTTCTGAAATCACAATTGCAAAAGGCCGAAAAGGCCCTGTCCGAGGCATCGAAGCCGCAACTGGTTAGCAAGGCACAATCAGAAACCGATCAGGTGATCGAACGGCATCTGATGGCGGGTGGTGCATGCGTTGTCGATGGCACAAACGAATTCGTGCGGTTGCGTGGATTGCTGACGATGCTGGGTAAGTCGGATGACAATCTTGCGCGCCATGTCGGCAGCCGGCTGTTGTTCAATGATCAGGATATCGACGACGAAATTGCCGCTGCCTTGGGGCCGCATGTCGAGTTGCAGGGTGGGGGGTGGATTGCGATTGACCCGGCAATCGCACTTTGTGCCATTGACGTCAATGCCGCCGGGGCAGATGCCGGGCGTGATAGCGAAACCCGTGCGGTCGAAGTCAACCTTCGGGCCGCAGCCGAAATCGTGCATCAAATCCGCCTGCGCAACATCGGTGGTCTTGTGGTGATTGATCCGCTTCGCATGAAATCACGGGCAGGGCGTGACAAGTTCGATATCGCTATCCGTGATGCCTTTGGCAGCGAGCTTGATGGTGCGGTACAGATTGGTGGCTTCACGCGATTGGGGCTTTATGAGTTCAGTCGCCAACGGGCGGGCGAATCGCTTCGTGCCACGCTGTTTGCCAAACAGGAACACACCCCTCTTTTGCGTGATGCCGCGCTCAATGTCGTTTTGCGCGCCGTTGTTGCCGAAAGCCGAAACGGGGTGACCGGGATGGTTAAACTGTCCGTAAACCCTGTTGTGGCGAAGGCACTTGCGGATCAGGCAGATGCGATCCAGATCCTGACAAATGCATTTGGGGGTACGCCGAAAATTGTCGCGGACCCGACCCTTGAAGACGATGCCTATCGGTTGGAGAAAAACCACCATGAATGA
- a CDS encoding DNA gyrase inhibitor YacG, translated as MNEKKITKTASSDCVVCGKPADEKYTPFCSKRCADLDLGKWMNESYAIPAAEPPEYLEDLEDEEEF; from the coding sequence ATGAATGAAAAAAAGATAACGAAAACAGCCAGCTCCGACTGCGTGGTTTGTGGCAAACCGGCTGATGAAAAATACACGCCGTTTTGCTCCAAACGCTGTGCGGATCTCGACCTTGGCAAATGGATGAATGAAAGCTACGCCATCCCCGCCGCTGAGCCGCCCGAGTATCTCGAAGACCTTGAAGATGAAGAAGAATTTTAA
- a CDS encoding CYTH and CHAD domain-containing protein: MAEKQIEIELKLRIDPKHVARLKNAPVLREVKEGRRLVTTHLASIYHDTPKLSLAEKGLAVRLRKKGATGWEQTIKATNGLREALPERNEWTVELEEGVLDLDRFTDKDVKKLLKKFVKKKKIDRIFESDLKRGAVDLTYRDAVIELAIDQGVVRSGEKEVPISEVEFELKEGHPAALFDLALELQRTVPLLLSMRSKASRGRDLYLGNGPGAYRAAAVQLTPDMSAETAFRAVIAQGLRMILSNEVCVRQDLDIEGCHQMRVGMRRLRVALNLFKKNLPAGEAVLLRRLLKLCSKGLDGLRDWDVFLTETLPMIEERFPDHAGVAELRKAAEKQREAALANARHMLDQPEYGQLLLLLGAWASYSRWASGASAAQMKAMAAPVSEMAEPLLEQAYKRVTKRGDHVAGLTTPQLHALRLDVKQMRYGTEFFGAIYGSKKVKKFRSKLTTMQEILGQLQDAAVAEARLMALAPQLSKDGMIAVGLISGWFGARADHRLEGIEDAMHDFIDQKVFWK, encoded by the coding sequence ATGGCCGAGAAGCAGATCGAGATCGAACTCAAACTTCGCATCGATCCGAAACATGTCGCGCGTCTTAAAAACGCGCCGGTCCTGCGCGAGGTCAAGGAAGGTCGTCGTCTGGTGACCACGCACCTTGCCTCCATCTATCATGACACGCCGAAACTCTCGCTGGCTGAAAAGGGCCTGGCGGTTCGTCTGCGCAAGAAGGGCGCGACTGGTTGGGAGCAGACCATCAAGGCGACCAACGGCCTGCGTGAGGCCCTGCCCGAGCGTAATGAATGGACGGTCGAGCTTGAGGAAGGTGTTCTTGATCTTGATCGGTTTACCGACAAGGACGTCAAAAAGCTTCTTAAGAAGTTTGTGAAGAAAAAGAAGATCGACCGCATTTTCGAAAGCGATCTTAAACGCGGGGCAGTGGATCTGACCTATCGCGATGCAGTGATTGAGCTTGCCATCGATCAGGGTGTTGTCCGATCTGGGGAGAAGGAAGTGCCGATCTCCGAGGTCGAGTTCGAGCTCAAGGAAGGCCATCCGGCGGCCCTTTTTGACCTTGCACTCGAGCTGCAACGCACCGTGCCGCTGTTACTGAGCATGCGGTCCAAGGCGTCGCGCGGACGTGACCTGTATCTTGGCAATGGGCCGGGTGCCTATCGTGCCGCCGCAGTACAGCTTACCCCGGATATGTCGGCGGAAACCGCGTTTCGTGCCGTGATCGCGCAAGGGCTTCGTATGATCCTCAGCAACGAAGTCTGTGTGCGTCAGGACCTTGATATCGAAGGCTGCCATCAGATGCGGGTGGGCATGCGCCGCCTGCGCGTGGCCCTGAACCTGTTTAAGAAAAACCTGCCCGCGGGCGAGGCCGTATTGCTGCGCCGGTTGTTGAAACTGTGCAGCAAGGGGCTTGATGGCCTGCGCGATTGGGATGTGTTCCTGACCGAGACTCTGCCAATGATCGAGGAACGCTTCCCCGATCACGCGGGTGTGGCGGAGCTGCGCAAGGCCGCTGAAAAGCAACGCGAAGCCGCCCTTGCCAACGCACGGCACATGCTCGATCAGCCGGAATACGGGCAGTTGCTTTTGCTGCTTGGCGCATGGGCAAGCTATTCGCGCTGGGCATCAGGAGCCAGTGCCGCGCAAATGAAGGCGATGGCCGCACCGGTTTCGGAAATGGCCGAACCGCTTTTGGAGCAGGCCTATAAACGGGTCACCAAACGCGGTGATCACGTTGCGGGTCTGACAACGCCACAGCTTCATGCGCTTCGTCTTGATGTCAAACAGATGCGCTATGGGACGGAGTTCTTCGGGGCCATTTACGGTTCGAAAAAGGTCAAGAAGTTCCGCAGCAAATTGACGACGATGCAGGAAATCCTGGGCCAGCTTCAGGACGCCGCCGTTGCCGAGGCCCGTTTGATGGCACTTGCACCACAGCTTTCAAAAGACGGGATGATTGCGGTCGGTCTGATATCGGGCTGGTTCGGCGCACGTGCCGATCATCGTCTTGAGGGCATCGAAGACGCCATGCACGATTTCATCGATCAGAAGGTTTTCTGGAAATAG